The Flexivirga oryzae genome has a segment encoding these proteins:
- a CDS encoding amino acid ABC transporter ATP-binding protein, whose amino-acid sequence MNQQAPQRLPAATAAISVHGATKSYGDNAVLRGVDLTVRPGEIVAVIGPSGSGKSTLLRAIANLEQLDSGYVCIDGQLLGVRREGGRLRAVGDRQARRDRRRIGFVFQNFNLFGNLTAVQNVVAAPRATGRLARADARETGLRLLDRVGLADWADHYPRQLSGGQQQRVAIARALAPEPSVLLLDEPTSALDPELVGEVLSVIRDCAADDVTMVLVTHEIAFAREVADRIVFFDQGQVVESGPPELVIDEPQKARTRQFIGAVLGAGTPSDPS is encoded by the coding sequence ATGAATCAGCAAGCACCCCAGCGTCTTCCGGCAGCAACCGCGGCGATATCCGTGCACGGCGCGACCAAGTCGTATGGCGACAACGCCGTGCTGCGGGGCGTCGACCTGACGGTCCGACCGGGCGAGATCGTCGCGGTGATCGGTCCATCCGGGTCCGGGAAGTCGACCCTGCTGCGTGCCATCGCCAATCTCGAGCAACTCGACAGCGGGTACGTGTGCATCGACGGGCAGCTGCTCGGCGTACGCCGGGAAGGCGGCCGGCTGCGCGCGGTGGGGGACCGGCAGGCCCGCAGGGACCGCAGACGGATCGGCTTCGTCTTCCAGAACTTCAACCTGTTCGGAAACCTGACGGCGGTGCAGAACGTCGTCGCGGCGCCGCGGGCGACCGGCCGACTGGCCCGGGCCGACGCGCGGGAGACGGGACTGCGGCTGCTGGACCGGGTCGGCCTGGCCGACTGGGCCGATCACTACCCGCGCCAGCTGTCCGGGGGGCAGCAGCAACGGGTGGCGATCGCCCGGGCACTCGCGCCGGAGCCGAGCGTGCTGCTCCTGGACGAACCGACGTCGGCCCTCGACCCGGAGCTGGTGGGCGAGGTCCTGTCGGTGATCAGGGACTGCGCCGCCGACGACGTCACGATGGTGTTGGTGACCCACGAGATCGCCTTCGCCCGCGAGGTCGCCGACCGGATCGTCTTCTTCGACCAGGGGCAGGTCGTGGAGTCCGGGCCGCCCGAGCTGGTCATCGACGAGCCGCAGAAGGCCCGCACCCGGCAGTTCATCGGCGCCGTGCTCGGC
- a CDS encoding amino acid ABC transporter permease — MTATTWRRGTSRKPVPQHEDPGPVAASSSVDDRVHPHRRPGRWVAAAVVLVLVAQFVNALVTNPFFQWDRFAYWFLQPVILKGLLVTLEVAALSAVAGLVGGVLLAAMRLSRNAVLQTVSWCYIWFFRSIPLIVLLLFLYNFGALYRTLSLGVPFGPEFVHFDEASLAGPLLLAVVGLSLNEAAFAAEVVRGGVLSVDTGQTEAAAALGVPKSYEFRRIVLPQALRSIVPTYVNQLIGLLKSTSLVYYVSLLDLFGAVETVGSTYNGDIVPLLLVATVWYVLLTSALSVVQFYVERFYARGAVRSLPPTPLQRVRSALAGRRLQKAGAR, encoded by the coding sequence ATGACAGCAACAACCTGGCGCCGCGGCACGAGCCGCAAGCCGGTGCCGCAGCACGAAGATCCCGGCCCGGTGGCCGCATCGTCCTCCGTCGACGACCGGGTCCATCCGCATCGCCGCCCCGGCCGATGGGTCGCCGCCGCCGTCGTCCTGGTGCTGGTCGCCCAGTTCGTCAATGCGCTGGTGACCAACCCGTTCTTCCAGTGGGACCGCTTCGCGTACTGGTTCCTGCAGCCGGTGATCCTGAAGGGACTGCTGGTCACGCTCGAGGTCGCCGCCCTCAGTGCGGTCGCCGGCCTGGTCGGCGGCGTGCTGCTGGCTGCCATGCGGCTGTCGCGCAACGCGGTGCTGCAGACCGTCAGCTGGTGCTACATCTGGTTCTTCCGCTCGATCCCGCTGATCGTGCTGTTGCTGTTCCTGTACAACTTCGGTGCGCTCTACCGCACGCTCAGTCTCGGGGTGCCGTTCGGCCCGGAGTTCGTGCACTTCGACGAGGCCTCGCTGGCCGGCCCGCTGCTGCTGGCGGTGGTCGGGCTGAGCCTGAACGAGGCGGCCTTCGCCGCCGAGGTGGTCCGCGGCGGCGTGCTCTCCGTCGACACCGGGCAGACGGAGGCCGCCGCGGCACTCGGAGTGCCCAAGAGCTACGAGTTCCGCCGCATCGTCCTGCCGCAGGCGCTGCGGTCGATCGTGCCGACCTACGTCAACCAGCTCATCGGGCTGCTGAAGAGCACCTCGCTGGTCTACTACGTGTCCCTGCTGGACCTCTTCGGTGCCGTCGAGACGGTCGGCAGCACCTACAACGGCGACATCGTGCCGCTGCTGCTCGTGGCCACCGTCTGGTACGTCCTGCTGACCAGCGCCCTCTCGGTCGTCCAGTTCTACGTCGAGCGCTTCTACGCGCGCGGTGCCGTGCGCAGCCTGCCGCCCACTCCGCTGCAGCGGGTCCGGTCGGCGCTGGCCGGTCGCCGACTGCAGAAGGCGGGTGCGAGATGA
- a CDS encoding class I SAM-dependent RNA methyltransferase, translating into MSGGQGRNRRRGRPNRRRTSARPAAQGDSLVGTRLELEVGDVAHGGHCVARHDGRVVFVRHTLPGERVIAEVTDGGSASRFLRADAVQILQSSPERRTAPCRFAGPGACGGCDWQHTSAAFGRELKARVVREQLRRLAGLEWSGSVEPVPGDEEGLRWRTRVEFAVAADRRLGLRKHRSHDVVPVDDCLIAVPDIAATGLLTERAADGVTGVDVAVAGNGEVVAVDLPLRAPSRGAPSRGSSSGPEERSGGGSRIETSDDLPDVLERVTVPGHGARDFAVSARGFWQVHPGAAATFVGAALDGLRPEQGEQVLDLYAGVGVFTAFLAEAVGPAGRVLGLEGDARAVADGQHNLTDLPRASLERADIGRAGWEAAVDRLDRVDLVVLDPPRSGAGREVIGRLLARGPRRAAYIACDPAALARDLSYAADAGYHVDSLRAFDAFPMTHHVECVAILQPVRG; encoded by the coding sequence ATGAGCGGCGGGCAGGGCCGCAACCGGCGTCGTGGCCGGCCGAACCGACGCCGTACGTCGGCCCGCCCTGCGGCACAGGGTGATTCGCTGGTCGGCACCCGGCTCGAACTCGAGGTCGGAGATGTGGCGCACGGCGGGCACTGCGTGGCCCGGCACGACGGCCGGGTCGTCTTCGTCCGGCACACGCTGCCGGGGGAGCGGGTCATCGCGGAGGTGACCGACGGCGGGTCGGCGTCCCGTTTCCTGCGCGCGGACGCGGTGCAGATCCTGCAGTCCTCGCCCGAACGCCGCACCGCACCATGCCGATTCGCGGGTCCGGGCGCCTGCGGTGGCTGCGACTGGCAGCACACGTCCGCGGCCTTCGGTCGTGAGCTCAAGGCCAGGGTCGTGCGTGAGCAGTTGCGCCGGCTGGCCGGGCTCGAGTGGTCCGGTTCGGTCGAGCCGGTGCCCGGTGACGAGGAGGGCCTGCGCTGGCGGACGAGGGTGGAGTTCGCGGTCGCGGCCGACCGCCGGCTCGGCCTGCGCAAACACCGGTCGCACGACGTGGTGCCGGTCGACGACTGCCTGATCGCCGTGCCCGACATCGCCGCGACCGGCCTGCTGACGGAGCGCGCCGCGGACGGCGTCACGGGCGTCGACGTGGCGGTCGCCGGCAACGGGGAGGTCGTCGCCGTCGACCTGCCGCTTCGCGCACCATCTCGCGGCGCACCATCTCGCGGGTCGAGTAGCGGACCGGAGGAGCGCAGCGGGGGAGGTTCGCGTATCGAGACCAGCGACGATCTCCCGGACGTGCTGGAGCGCGTGACCGTGCCGGGCCACGGCGCGCGCGACTTCGCCGTGTCCGCTCGTGGTTTCTGGCAGGTGCACCCCGGCGCGGCGGCCACCTTCGTCGGCGCCGCGCTGGACGGCCTGCGGCCCGAGCAGGGGGAGCAGGTGCTGGACCTGTATGCCGGGGTCGGTGTCTTCACCGCCTTCCTCGCCGAGGCGGTCGGTCCGGCCGGCCGGGTGCTGGGCCTCGAGGGTGATGCCCGGGCGGTGGCCGACGGGCAGCACAACCTGACGGATCTGCCCCGGGCCTCGCTCGAACGCGCCGACATCGGCCGCGCCGGGTGGGAGGCCGCCGTCGACCGCCTCGACCGGGTCGACCTGGTCGTGCTGGACCCGCCGCGGTCCGGGGCCGGACGCGAGGTGATCGGCCGGCTGCTGGCCCGAGGGCCGCGGCGGGCGGCATACATCGCCTGCGACCCGGCGGCGCTCGCCCGCGATCTGTCCTACGCCGCAGACGCCGGCTACCACGTCGACTCGCTGCGCGCGTTCGACGCCTTCCCGATGACGCACCACGTGGAGTGCGTCGCCATCCTGCAGCCCGTCCGCGGCTAG
- a CDS encoding APC family permease, with protein sequence MSGTGRALKRLVVGRAMRSDRLGETLLPKKLALPIFASDALSSVAYAPDEILLTLGTAGGSFAFTHSWQITLAVVCVMAVVVASYRQNVHAYPSGGGDYEVATTNLGPKAGLTVASALLVDYTLTVAVSIASGVQNAASAMPFIRGHQVIVAVLLIVALTAMNLRGVRESGSFFAVPVYLFMLAVIALAIVGVVRKLVGDLPMSETAQFTLAPQPHMDALSQIAVVFLLLRAFSSGCAALTGVEAISNGVPAFKKPKSKNAGSTLLLMGSISVVMLVSIVTLANWTGVHIQDPDNPGSLLLHGKPVLGYDEDTVLGQLAHAVFHGFLPGIIFVSIVTGIILVLAANTAFNGFPVLASILARDGWLPRQLHTRGDRLAYSNGILILAGVAMLLVVVYDAEPTRLIQLYIVGVFVSFTTSQIGMIRHWNRNLRSDDPPTSRSRMKRARVINAIGAAMSGTVLVVVLLTKFLHGAGYAVAAMVVLFALMVQIRRHYSNVSKELLLAETDDDQLLPSRVHAVVLVSKLHKPTMRALAYARATRPSVLEAITVDVDPEETKALQAEWERREIPVTLKIIASPYREITRPIVNYVKTVRRDSPRDVVMVYIPEYVVGKWYEQLLHNQSALRLKSRLLFTPGVLVASVPWQLRSSQGHEMRYDGPAPGSVRRGGR encoded by the coding sequence GTGTCAGGCACCGGTCGCGCCCTGAAGCGCCTTGTCGTGGGTCGTGCGATGCGCAGCGACCGGCTCGGCGAGACATTGCTCCCGAAGAAGCTGGCACTGCCGATCTTCGCGAGTGACGCCCTGTCCTCGGTCGCCTACGCACCCGACGAGATCCTGCTGACGCTCGGCACCGCCGGCGGGTCGTTCGCGTTCACCCACTCCTGGCAGATCACCCTCGCGGTCGTCTGCGTGATGGCTGTCGTGGTCGCGTCCTACCGGCAGAACGTGCACGCCTACCCCTCCGGCGGCGGCGACTACGAGGTCGCCACCACCAACCTCGGTCCGAAGGCCGGGCTCACGGTCGCGTCGGCCCTGCTGGTCGACTACACGCTGACGGTCGCCGTGTCGATCGCGTCCGGTGTGCAGAACGCCGCCTCCGCGATGCCGTTCATCCGGGGTCACCAGGTCATCGTCGCGGTGCTGCTGATCGTCGCGTTGACGGCGATGAACCTGCGCGGTGTGCGCGAGTCCGGCAGCTTCTTCGCCGTACCCGTCTATCTGTTCATGCTCGCGGTGATCGCGCTCGCGATCGTCGGCGTCGTGCGCAAGCTCGTCGGCGACCTGCCGATGTCGGAGACCGCGCAATTCACCCTGGCGCCACAACCGCACATGGACGCGCTGTCGCAGATCGCCGTGGTCTTCCTGCTGCTGCGGGCGTTCTCCAGCGGCTGTGCAGCGCTGACCGGTGTGGAGGCGATCTCGAACGGCGTACCCGCCTTCAAGAAGCCCAAGAGCAAGAACGCCGGGTCCACGCTGCTACTGATGGGCTCGATCTCGGTCGTCATGCTCGTGTCGATCGTGACACTGGCCAACTGGACCGGGGTGCACATCCAGGACCCCGACAACCCCGGCAGCCTGCTGCTGCACGGCAAGCCGGTGCTCGGCTACGACGAGGACACTGTGCTCGGCCAGCTGGCGCACGCGGTCTTCCACGGCTTCCTGCCCGGCATCATCTTCGTCTCGATCGTGACCGGGATCATCCTGGTGCTGGCCGCCAACACCGCGTTCAACGGTTTCCCGGTGCTCGCCTCGATCCTGGCGCGCGACGGGTGGCTGCCGCGGCAGCTGCACACCCGCGGCGACCGGCTGGCCTACTCCAACGGCATCCTGATCCTCGCCGGGGTCGCCATGCTGCTGGTGGTGGTCTACGACGCCGAACCGACCCGGCTGATCCAGCTCTACATCGTCGGGGTGTTCGTGTCGTTCACGACCAGCCAGATCGGCATGATCCGGCACTGGAACCGCAACCTGCGCTCCGACGACCCGCCGACCTCCCGGTCCCGGATGAAGCGCGCCCGGGTCATCAACGCGATCGGTGCGGCGATGTCCGGGACCGTGCTCGTCGTGGTGCTGCTGACCAAGTTCCTGCACGGCGCCGGATACGCGGTGGCGGCCATGGTGGTGCTGTTCGCGCTGATGGTGCAGATCCGCCGGCACTACAGCAACGTCAGCAAGGAGCTGCTGCTGGCGGAGACCGACGACGACCAGCTGTTGCCCTCCCGGGTCCACGCTGTGGTGCTGGTGTCCAAGCTGCACAAGCCGACGATGCGCGCGCTGGCGTACGCGCGGGCGACCAGGCCGTCGGTGCTGGAGGCGATCACCGTCGACGTCGACCCGGAGGAGACCAAGGCGCTACAGGCGGAGTGGGAGCGGCGCGAGATCCCGGTCACGCTGAAGATCATCGCCTCGCCCTACCGGGAGATCACCCGGCCGATCGTCAACTACGTCAAGACCGTTCGCCGGGACAGTCCGCGCGACGTGGTCATGGTCTACATCCCCGAATACGTGGTCGGCAAGTGGTACGAGCAGCTGCTGCACAACCAGTCCGCGCTGCGGTTGAAGTCCCGTCTGCTGTTCACCCCGGGCGTGCTGGTGGCGAGCGTGCCCTGGCAGCTGCGGTCCAGCCAGGGGCACGAGATGCGGTATGACGGGCCGGCGCCGGGCTCGGTGCGGCGCGGCGGCCGATGA
- a CDS encoding NAD-binding protein → MYFVIMGCGRVGSMLALSLEKHGQEVSIIDQDEAAFRRLGPRFEGRRVTGIGFDRETLIRAGIKGADAFAAVSSGDNSNILAARVARETFDIQNVVARIYDPGRAEVYERLGIPTVATVRWTSDQILRKVLPMGALPVHTDASGRVVIAEIPPDPSWIGTPLHRIEEETGARVAYLTRLGDGMMPEADSVYQEGDLLHLTMPSSRVQEIEAQLKSTKPVD, encoded by the coding sequence GTGTACTTCGTGATCATGGGTTGTGGTCGGGTCGGCTCGATGCTGGCGTTGAGCCTGGAGAAGCACGGTCAGGAGGTCTCGATCATCGACCAGGACGAGGCCGCGTTCCGCCGTCTCGGCCCGAGGTTCGAGGGCCGCCGCGTCACCGGCATCGGGTTCGACCGCGAGACGCTGATCCGCGCCGGCATCAAGGGTGCCGACGCCTTCGCCGCGGTGAGCAGCGGTGACAACTCCAACATCCTGGCGGCACGGGTCGCCCGCGAGACGTTCGACATCCAGAACGTCGTCGCCCGCATCTACGACCCGGGCCGCGCCGAGGTGTACGAGCGGCTCGGCATACCAACGGTCGCCACCGTGCGCTGGACCAGCGACCAGATCCTGCGCAAGGTCCTGCCGATGGGTGCGCTGCCCGTGCACACCGACGCGAGCGGCCGGGTGGTCATCGCCGAGATCCCGCCGGACCCGTCGTGGATCGGCACCCCGTTGCACCGGATCGAGGAGGAGACCGGCGCACGCGTCGCCTACCTGACCCGGTTGGGCGACGGGATGATGCCCGAGGCCGACTCGGTCTACCAGGAGGGCGACCTGCTGCACCTGACCATGCCGAGCAGCCGGGTCCAGGAGATCGAAGCTCAGCTCAAGTCCACCAAGCCGGTCGACTGA
- a CDS encoding potassium channel family protein yields the protein MRVVVVGAGSVGRSIARELILREHQVLIIDKYAEESRASSVPEASWLLADACEIATLREADLQSCEVVVCASGDDKVNLVVSLLAKTEFGINRTVARVNNPKNEWMFDEAWGVDVAVSTPRLMTALVEEAVSVGDLVRLFQFQQGKATMVEITVPADSPNVGVAVSQLELPPECVLVGIIRDNVPIAPTPYDAIEALDELLLLATPEAEQSLGAVLTGRPADQIRTHSPAGD from the coding sequence ATGCGAGTTGTTGTCGTCGGTGCCGGAAGTGTCGGTCGGTCGATCGCGCGCGAGCTGATCCTGCGCGAGCACCAGGTGCTCATCATCGACAAGTACGCCGAGGAGTCCCGCGCCAGCTCGGTGCCGGAGGCGTCCTGGCTGTTGGCGGACGCGTGTGAGATCGCGACCTTGCGCGAGGCCGACCTGCAGTCCTGCGAGGTGGTGGTCTGCGCCAGCGGCGACGACAAGGTCAACCTGGTGGTCTCGTTGCTGGCCAAGACCGAGTTCGGCATCAACCGGACCGTGGCCCGGGTGAACAACCCCAAGAACGAGTGGATGTTCGACGAGGCGTGGGGCGTGGACGTCGCGGTGTCGACGCCACGGCTGATGACCGCACTCGTCGAGGAGGCCGTCAGCGTCGGCGACCTGGTGCGCCTCTTCCAGTTCCAGCAGGGCAAGGCCACCATGGTCGAGATCACCGTGCCCGCCGACAGCCCCAACGTCGGGGTCGCGGTGAGCCAGCTGGAGCTGCCGCCGGAGTGCGTGCTGGTCGGCATCATCCGCGACAACGTGCCGATCGCTCCGACGCCGTACGACGCCATCGAGGCGCTCGACGAACTGCTGCTGCTCGCGACCCCCGAGGCCGAGCAGTCGCTGGGCGCGGTGCTGACCGGCCGACCGGCCGATCAGATCCGTACGCACTCCCCCGCCGGGGACTGA
- a CDS encoding OB-fold nucleic acid binding domain-containing protein has product MSWKTSLGKVAERLAKPVEQLESDELRETTRKLGATPICDAVDRSMVSCCGTVRSVSLRPRGDSVPAMVVDLDDGSKTMNLVWLGRRKIAGIEPGTYLKVHGRVTYVKGTPTIFNPSYEIKAP; this is encoded by the coding sequence ATGAGTTGGAAGACATCACTGGGCAAGGTCGCCGAGCGTCTCGCCAAACCGGTGGAGCAGTTGGAGAGCGACGAGCTGCGGGAGACCACCCGCAAGCTCGGGGCGACACCCATCTGTGACGCCGTGGACCGGTCGATGGTGTCGTGCTGTGGCACCGTGCGCAGCGTCAGCCTGCGTCCCCGCGGCGACTCCGTGCCGGCCATGGTCGTCGACCTGGACGACGGCAGCAAGACGATGAACCTCGTCTGGCTCGGCCGGCGCAAGATCGCCGGCATCGAGCCGGGCACCTACCTGAAGGTGCATGGCCGGGTGACCTACGTGAAGGGCACTCCGACCATCTTCAACCCGTCCTACGAGATCAAGGCTCCCTGA
- a CDS encoding DUF3710 domain-containing protein: MALFRRKAKEQASDEVDVTEVDEDLEVDPDEVDTDADVTADDAEPEDEAADDQDADDEAAQDEPSRLPRPFDLDRSDGPYDRSEVTELDGLLDFGAIAIIPQPGMELRLDVDDAGQEITGLTAVVEGSACQLQAFAAPKSRGVWDEIRDEIADNLIAGGGTAEERLGPLGIELHTRMPTRGQDGRTTYAPARFVGVDGPRWFLRVVLSGNAAIDEATGNQLLEFARHSVVTRGGEPRAPREMLPLEIPQDIQTQAQAQAEEVAQDPNAKPDQTGDRSETADDFKPFERGPEITEVR; encoded by the coding sequence GTGGCACTCTTCCGGCGCAAGGCCAAGGAACAGGCGTCCGACGAGGTCGACGTCACCGAGGTCGACGAGGACCTCGAGGTCGATCCGGACGAGGTGGACACCGACGCGGATGTCACGGCGGACGACGCCGAACCCGAGGACGAGGCGGCCGACGACCAGGACGCCGACGACGAAGCGGCGCAGGACGAGCCGAGCCGGTTGCCGCGCCCCTTCGACCTGGACCGCTCCGACGGCCCCTACGACCGCAGCGAGGTCACAGAACTCGACGGGCTGCTCGACTTCGGCGCGATCGCGATCATCCCGCAGCCCGGCATGGAGCTGCGGCTCGACGTCGACGACGCCGGCCAGGAGATCACCGGCCTGACCGCGGTCGTCGAAGGCTCCGCCTGCCAGCTGCAGGCGTTCGCGGCACCCAAGAGCCGCGGCGTCTGGGACGAGATCCGCGACGAGATCGCCGACAACCTGATCGCCGGCGGTGGCACCGCCGAGGAGCGGCTCGGTCCGCTCGGCATCGAGCTGCACACCCGGATGCCCACGCGCGGCCAGGACGGCCGCACGACGTACGCACCGGCCCGGTTCGTCGGCGTCGACGGGCCGCGGTGGTTCCTGCGGGTGGTCCTGTCCGGCAACGCCGCGATCGACGAGGCTACCGGCAACCAGCTGCTGGAGTTCGCCCGCCACAGCGTCGTGACGCGCGGCGGCGAACCGCGCGCCCCACGGGAGATGCTGCCGCTGGAGATCCCGCAGGACATCCAGACGCAGGCCCAGGCGCAGGCCGAGGAGGTCGCGCAGGACCCGAACGCCAAACCGGACCAGACCGGCGACCGGTCCGAGACGGCCGACGACTTCAAGCCGTTCGAGCGAGGCCCGGAGATCACCGAGGTGCGTTGA
- a CDS encoding DUF4193 domain-containing protein, which yields MATDYDAPRKSDDDIDNDSIEELKARRNDKSTANVDVDETEQAEGFELPGADLSGEQLSVQVIPRQADEFTCSKCFLVHHRSQLAKEEGGLPVCTECAA from the coding sequence ATGGCAACTGATTACGACGCTCCGCGGAAAAGCGACGATGACATCGACAACGACTCGATCGAGGAGTTGAAGGCTCGTCGGAACGACAAGAGCACCGCAAACGTCGACGTGGACGAGACCGAGCAGGCCGAAGGCTTCGAGCTGCCCGGTGCCGACCTGTCGGGTGAGCAGCTCTCGGTGCAGGTGATCCCTCGCCAGGCCGACGAGTTCACCTGCTCGAAGTGCTTCCTGGTGCACCACCGCAGCCAGCTGGCCAAAGAGGAGGGCGGCCTGCCGGTGTGCACCGAGTGCGCGGCCTGA
- a CDS encoding inositol monophosphatase family protein encodes MTTTEPNLQPAELALLEELACALAREAGELIVTERPERLGVAATKTTRTDIVTVMDRRSEELLRSRLASARPGDGLLGEEGASRPSETGITWVVDPIDGTVNYLYELPAYAVSVAACVGDVHTPGQWRTVAGAVVNPVTDELFHARSGGGAFLEHRGRTSALRVSDQGDLALSLVATGFGYDVDKRRRQAAVVVDLIPQVRDIRRAGSAAIDLCCVAAGRLDGYYESGLNPWDLAAGWLVVTEAGGVVQGVAGGAPGSDLVVAGCPAQVAALAPLVDR; translated from the coding sequence ATGACCACCACCGAGCCCAACCTGCAACCCGCCGAGCTCGCGCTGCTGGAGGAGCTCGCCTGCGCGCTGGCCCGCGAGGCCGGGGAGCTGATCGTGACCGAACGACCTGAGCGGCTCGGCGTCGCGGCCACCAAGACGACCCGCACCGACATCGTCACCGTCATGGACCGGCGCAGCGAGGAGCTGCTGCGCAGCCGCCTGGCGTCGGCACGGCCCGGCGACGGGCTGCTCGGTGAGGAAGGCGCCTCCCGGCCCTCGGAGACCGGGATCACCTGGGTCGTCGACCCGATCGACGGCACCGTCAACTACCTCTACGAGCTGCCCGCGTATGCCGTCTCGGTGGCCGCGTGCGTCGGTGACGTCCACACCCCGGGGCAGTGGCGCACGGTCGCCGGTGCGGTGGTGAACCCGGTCACCGACGAGCTGTTCCACGCCCGCAGCGGCGGCGGGGCGTTCCTGGAGCACCGCGGGCGCACGAGCGCGCTCCGGGTGAGCGACCAGGGGGACCTCGCGCTCAGCCTGGTCGCCACCGGATTCGGCTACGACGTCGACAAGCGCCGGCGGCAGGCCGCGGTGGTCGTCGACCTGATCCCGCAGGTCCGTGACATCCGGCGCGCCGGAAGCGCCGCGATCGACCTGTGTTGCGTGGCCGCCGGCCGCCTCGACGGCTACTACGAGTCCGGGCTGAACCCCTGGGATCTGGCGGCCGGGTGGCTGGTCGTGACCGAGGCCGGCGGTGTCGTGCAGGGTGTCGCAGGGGGCGCTCCCGGCTCCGATCTGGTGGTCGCCGGATGCCCCGCACAGGTCGCCGCGCTGGCGCCGCTGGTCGATCGCTGA
- a CDS encoding ferrochelatase: MSSPIAEPPEQTPRPVPSGPEPSAPVPDPGTQPVGESLALQPYDAVVLLSFGGPEGPDEVMPFLRRVTGGRGIPDERLEEVAEHYFARGGRSPINEQTRALQQAIRAELRRRGYSTPVLVANRNSEPFLADVLRGAQDAGSQRILVVTTSAYASYSSCRQYREDIAAALAGLADEGRSLQVDKIRQYATHPSFARVNIRLVTDAVRACGQPDDDKLRVVFVTHSIPTAMDDTSGPGDGEGNLYDHQHDEIAHVVLDEAGITLDRNLSGALVYCSRSGRPEQPWLEPDVNDHLRRLADDGITDVVVAPIGFVSDHMEVVHDLDTEAAETAAEVGLRMTRVPTVGTDAEFVMGLVDLVEERAAEARGERVDPLAWPGEAMPSVCAAGCCPNLRTAKPAACGRD; encoded by the coding sequence ATGTCGTCGCCGATCGCCGAGCCCCCCGAGCAGACGCCGCGACCCGTGCCGTCAGGACCGGAGCCGAGCGCTCCCGTGCCGGACCCGGGCACGCAACCGGTGGGCGAGTCGCTCGCGCTCCAGCCGTATGACGCCGTCGTGCTCCTCTCCTTCGGCGGACCGGAGGGCCCGGACGAGGTGATGCCGTTCCTGCGCCGGGTGACCGGCGGACGCGGCATACCCGACGAACGCCTCGAAGAGGTCGCCGAGCACTACTTCGCGCGCGGCGGGCGCAGCCCGATCAACGAGCAGACGCGCGCGCTGCAGCAGGCGATCCGCGCGGAGCTGCGGCGCCGCGGCTACTCCACCCCCGTGCTGGTGGCCAATCGCAACAGCGAGCCGTTCCTGGCCGACGTGCTGCGCGGCGCACAGGACGCCGGGTCGCAACGGATCCTGGTGGTCACCACGAGCGCCTACGCGTCATACAGCTCGTGCCGGCAGTACCGCGAGGACATCGCCGCGGCGCTCGCCGGCCTCGCCGACGAGGGCCGCTCGCTGCAGGTGGACAAGATCCGCCAGTACGCGACGCACCCGAGCTTCGCGCGGGTCAACATCCGCCTGGTCACCGACGCGGTGCGTGCCTGCGGACAGCCCGACGACGACAAGCTGCGGGTGGTGTTCGTGACCCACTCGATCCCGACCGCGATGGACGACACCTCCGGGCCCGGGGACGGGGAGGGCAACCTCTACGACCACCAGCACGACGAGATCGCCCACGTCGTCCTGGACGAGGCGGGCATCACCCTGGACCGCAACCTGTCCGGGGCGCTGGTCTACTGCTCGCGGTCCGGCCGGCCCGAGCAGCCGTGGCTGGAGCCGGACGTCAACGACCACCTGCGGCGGCTCGCCGACGACGGCATCACCGACGTGGTGGTCGCGCCCATCGGGTTCGTGTCCGACCACATGGAGGTCGTGCACGACCTGGACACCGAGGCCGCCGAGACCGCCGCGGAGGTCGGCCTGCGGATGACGCGGGTGCCGACGGTGGGCACCGACGCCGAGTTCGTGATGGGCCTGGTCGACCTGGTCGAGGAGCGCGCCGCCGAGGCCCGCGGGGAACGGGTCGACCCGCTCGCCTGGCCGGGGGAGGCGATGCCGTCCGTCTGCGCCGCCGGCTGCTGCCCCAACCTGCGGACGGCCAAGCCCGCAGCCTGCGGAAGGGACTGA